One part of the Rhodococcus oxybenzonivorans genome encodes these proteins:
- a CDS encoding T3SS (YopN, CesT) and YbjN peptide-binding chaperone 1, whose protein sequence is MAEPDGADMQDFDLDVSVNRDWAEFQRRLADYLAAMHDEDLLVLESGFEELDESRGLMPCIQFVVWDGDTVRCEVPSNHYLHPDRMLSNAEQHYLTELGWNRPTRGPDDEADDGSPAFFVDKKQSWSDQLAAMTVAAFRDVWGVTHPAFLSTETSSTDPAAAFDPVAVRPPLVTQLDPAAAVVPRDAEHLHELITLSLVPMLGLLPERDPDGDVPIRVGNTILFIGPLADSVDVQLFAPLIHDISDRTRAAEVTADLNRTWSRIKFVLVDDRLSAFLEVSGNPFVPQHLTDSCKVFSDFLRTVDGDFAARFGGQLFFRRDDDPDENTIIVESRMTAAELPNELLTLFHLDPEGDGGTDAAVVADVCGHDRDLIVSLLNTGTEWVAQLRRDADEFRQHAETAMAETSDSHADGWERVVGDLRDALRTIVLPPPHPASETKPRPEQMGLFNNPEEQTLFDDPSS, encoded by the coding sequence GTGGCCGAGCCGGACGGAGCAGACATGCAGGACTTCGATCTGGACGTCAGCGTAAATCGCGATTGGGCCGAGTTCCAGCGTCGCCTCGCCGACTACCTGGCAGCGATGCACGACGAGGACCTTCTGGTACTCGAATCGGGCTTCGAGGAGCTCGACGAATCTCGTGGACTGATGCCCTGCATCCAATTCGTCGTCTGGGACGGCGACACGGTGCGCTGCGAGGTGCCGTCCAACCACTATCTGCACCCCGACCGCATGTTGTCGAACGCCGAACAGCACTACCTCACCGAGTTGGGCTGGAATCGACCGACCCGCGGTCCGGACGACGAGGCGGACGACGGGTCGCCCGCGTTCTTCGTCGACAAGAAGCAGTCGTGGTCCGATCAGCTCGCCGCGATGACCGTCGCCGCGTTCCGGGACGTGTGGGGAGTGACGCATCCGGCGTTCCTGAGCACCGAAACATCCAGCACCGACCCGGCCGCGGCATTCGATCCCGTCGCGGTGCGTCCGCCCCTGGTCACCCAGCTCGATCCCGCCGCAGCAGTCGTCCCACGCGACGCGGAGCATCTCCACGAGCTGATCACGCTGTCCCTGGTCCCGATGCTCGGCCTGCTACCCGAGCGGGACCCCGACGGCGACGTTCCGATTCGGGTCGGCAACACCATCCTGTTCATCGGCCCGCTCGCCGACTCGGTGGATGTTCAGCTCTTCGCGCCGCTCATCCACGACATCAGCGACCGCACCCGGGCAGCCGAGGTCACCGCGGACCTCAACCGGACGTGGTCGCGGATCAAGTTCGTGCTAGTGGACGATCGGTTGTCGGCGTTCCTCGAGGTGTCGGGCAATCCGTTCGTCCCGCAGCACCTCACCGACAGCTGCAAGGTGTTCTCCGACTTCCTGAGGACCGTCGACGGTGACTTCGCGGCGCGGTTCGGCGGACAGCTGTTCTTCCGCCGGGACGACGACCCCGACGAGAACACCATCATCGTCGAAAGCCGCATGACGGCCGCCGAACTGCCCAACGAACTGCTCACGTTGTTCCACCTCGACCCCGAGGGCGACGGCGGTACCGATGCCGCGGTCGTCGCCGACGTCTGCGGTCACGACCGCGACCTCATCGTGTCGCTGCTCAACACCGGCACCGAGTGGGTCGCGCAGCTCCGCCGGGACGCCGACGAATTCCGTCAGCACGCCGAGACTGCGATGGCCGAGACGTCCGATTCGCATGCCGACGGCTGGGAGCGGGTAGTCGGGGATCTGCGTGACGCGCTGCGCACGATCGTCCTTCCGCCCCCTCATCCAGCTTCCGAAACGAAGCCCCGGCCGGAGCAGATGGGGCTGTTCAACAACCCGGAAGAGCAGACCCTTTTCGACGACCCGTCGTCCTGA